A genomic stretch from Larimichthys crocea isolate SSNF chromosome XXII, L_crocea_2.0, whole genome shotgun sequence includes:
- the LOC104923824 gene encoding interaptin-like, which yields MEQSQNPRTVRARRVQFVDSAPQAHSSRLQSDLDYAHQLNERLQRKVNRLEVEKANLRCNKRKLSYLLEHLESEIRRLEELLKLRETEFEDVYKESYDTIVSLETQISSLEEQLDRTQHLSKQEKDEMAARLESEKEKLQESAFLLQNDLQQKLDQMEQQLHQRDNEVLVLQKDNDDLSHRLTEATADAQKLIETTNELRSCRIELIQCHKCWREDRKALEEKFRGELIQKQQECEKTLQLLEEEKKNLVQKEQDWEKRLKLLEGEKDSRNCS from the coding sequence ATGGAACAAAGCCAAAATCCAAGGACTGTCCGAGCACGACGTGTTCAGTTTGTTGATTCTGCTCCTCAAGCCCACTCAAGCCGTCTGCAAAGCGACCTTGACTATGCTCACCAGCTGAATGAGCGTCTGCAGAGGAAAGTAAATCGACTGGAAGTGGAAAAAGCAAACTTACGGTGTAATAAGAGGAAGCTTAGCTACTTATTGGAGCATCTTGAATCGGAAATACGTAGACTAGAGGAACTTCTGAAACTCAGGGAGACGGAGTTTGAAGATGTATACAAGGAGAGTTATGATACCATTGTATCACTTGAGACACAAATCTCCTCCCTCGAAGAACAGCTAGATAGAACCCAGCACCTGAGCAAAcaggaaaaagatgaaatggCCGCAAGACTggagtcagagaaagaaaaactccaGGAGAGTGCTTTTCTGCTGCAGAATGACTTGCAGCAGAAGTTAGACCAGATGGAGCAACAACTTCACCAGAGAGACAATGAGGTCCTGGTTCTTCAGAAGGACAATGACGATCTCTCTCACAGACTCACAGAGGCCACAGCTGATGCTCAGAAGCTCATAGAGACAACAAATGAGCTGAGGAGCTGCAGAATTGAGTTAATCCAGTGCCACAAATGTTGGAGGGAAGACCGCAAGGCTCTGGAGGAGAAATTCAGAGGGGAGTTGATTCAGAAACAACAGGAATGTGAGAAGACCCTACAACTGcttgaagaagagaaaaagaaccTGGTCCAGAAAGAACAGGACTGGGAGAAGAGACTAAAGCTACTGGAGGGCGAGAAGGATTCCCGGAACTGCAGTTAG
- the stoml3b gene encoding stomatin (EPB72)-like 3b, translating into MEMEDQMESQKRRGMSKEDLISERTGALGCIGWFIVILSGIFTITLFPITIWFCFKIVQEYERAVIFRLGRITDRKAKGPGVFFILPCTDSFVKVDLRTVSFDIPPQEILTKDSVTVSVDGVVYFRVSDPIASVANVSNADFSTRLLAQTTLRNVLGTKNLAELLSDREGIAHSMQSNLDEATDNWGIKVERVEIKDVKLPHQLQRAMAAEAEAAREARAKVIAAEGEMNASRALKEASLVIAESPSALQLRYLQTLNTIAAEKNSTIIFPLPMDVLSHFMRK; encoded by the exons ctgAACGGACAGGCGCTTTGGGATGCATTGGTTGGTTCATTGTGATCCTCTCTGGCATCTTCACAATCACCCTCTTCCCCATCACCATCtggttttgttttaaa ATTGTTCAGGAGTACGAGCGTGCTGTCATATTCAGACTGGGTCGGATCACAGACAGGAAAGCTAAAGGACCAG GAGTTTTCTTCATTTTGCCATGCACTGACTCTTTTGTGAAAGTGGACCTGAGGACAGTTTCATTTGACATCCCACCACAAGAG ATCCTGACCAAGGACTCAGTTACAGTTAGCGTGGACGGTGTGGTGTACTTCCGGGTCAGCGATCCCATCGCCTCTGTGGCCAATGTGTCCAATGCTGACTTCTCCACCCGTTTGCTGGCTCAGACCACCCTCAGAAATGTGTTGGGTACTAAGAACCTGGCTGAGCTCTTGTCTGACCGTGAGGGCATTGCTCACAGCATGCAG TCCAACCTAGATGAAGCCACAGACAACTGGGGCATCAAGGTAGAGCGTGTGGAGATCAAAGATGTGAAGCTGCCACATCAGCTGCAGAGAGCCATGGCTGCAGAAGCAGAGGCTGCACGAGAAGCCCGAGCCAAG GTGATTGCAGCAGAAGGTGAGATGAACGCATCTCGTGCCCTGAAGGAGGCGTCCCTCGTGATCGCGGAGTCCCCGTCAGCCCTGCAGCTTCGCTACCTGCAGACCCTCAACACCATCGCAGCGGAGAAGAACTCCACCATCATCTTCCCCCTGCCAATGGATGTCCTGTCTCATTTCATGCGCAAGTGA